One stretch of Thalassovita sp. DNA includes these proteins:
- a CDS encoding Bro-N domain-containing protein produces MAKERLRTFEGPTEMGDLKFTVWDRDGEPWFNAKEVCAALGMNLSAGTTQWTKGLDGTERLKVTRKELPEIFSGSRAPSYVMISESGLYKLIMRSNKPEAAKFQDWVTKVVLPAIRKDGGEIAKEN; encoded by the coding sequence ATGGCTAAAGAACGACTGAGAACCTTTGAAGGCCCCACCGAAATGGGGGACCTGAAGTTTACCGTATGGGACCGCGACGGTGAGCCTTGGTTCAACGCAAAAGAGGTATGCGCCGCCTTGGGGATGAACCTCAGTGCAGGCACTACACAATGGACCAAAGGTCTAGATGGGACTGAGCGCCTCAAAGTGACACGCAAAGAACTCCCTGAGATTTTCTCAGGTAGTCGCGCCCCCTCATATGTGATGATTTCCGAAAGCGGCCTCTACAAGCTCATCATGCGGTCCAACAAACCGGAAGCTGCCAAGTTCCAAGACTGGGTCACCAAAGTGGTCCTCCCGGCGATCCGCAAGGACGGCGGCGAAATCGCAAAAGAAAACTGA